In a genomic window of Meriones unguiculatus strain TT.TT164.6M chromosome 8, Bangor_MerUng_6.1, whole genome shotgun sequence:
- the Tmem106c gene encoding transmembrane protein 106C codes for MGSQHSSAHTFCQRKEADNAEDLLADREQEEAIAQFPYVEFTGRNSITCHTCQGAGYIPAEQVNELVALIPHSDQRLRPQRTKQYVLLSVLLCLLASGLVFFFLFPHSVLVDDDGVQVAKVTFNKQDSLVILAVTATLKIRNSNFYSVAVTNLLSQVQYMRAVVGTHMTANVSLIPPRSERLVNFTVKAEVGGPSSYVYFYCTIPAILVHNIVIFMRTSVKISYIGHISQSTLETQHYVDCGANSTAV; via the exons ATGGGGTCTCAACACTCCTCTGCTCACACGTTTTGTCAGCGAAAGGAGGCTGACAACGCGGAGGACTTGCTGGCTGATAGAGAGCAGGAGGAAGCCATCGCCCAGTTCCCCTACGTGGAGTTCACCGGGAGAAACAGCATCACCTGCCACACCTGCCAAGGCgcgggctacatcccagcag AGCAAGTCAATGAGTTGGTGGCCCTGATACCCCACAGTGACCAGAGGTTGCGTCCTCAGAGAAC TAAACAGTATGTGCTCCTGTCAGTCCTGCTCTGTCTCCTGGCATCTGGCTTGGTGTTCTTCTTCCTGTTTCCACACTCAGTCCTTGTGGATGATGATGGCGTCCAAGTGGCCAAAGTCACCTTTAATAAACAGGACTCCCTCGTGATCCTCGCTGTCACG GCTACCCTGAAAATCAGGAACTCCAACTTCTATTCTGTGGCCGTGACCAACCTGTTGAGCCAGGTTCAGTACATGAGGGCCGTGGTTGGCACACACATGACTGCTAATGTCTCACTCATCCCCCCGAGGAGTGAGCGCCTG GTGAATTTCACGGtgaaggctgaggtgggaggaccgTCTTCCTATGTGTA CTTCTACTGCACCATCCCTGCCATCCTGGTGCACAACATCGTTATCTTCATGAG GACCTCTGTGAAGATTTCATACATTGGCCACATCTCCCAGAGCACCTTGGAGACACAACACTATGTGGATTGTGGAGCGAATTCCACAGCTGTCTAG